One window of Acidobacteriota bacterium genomic DNA carries:
- a CDS encoding thioredoxin family protein, whose protein sequence is MLNRFTIRSGWICGLFLCLALAQPNLLAQGSSRVVNLEAFPSVDGVRPGDPFQVAIVLDIQSGYHINAHVPSLDYLIATRLTFETSEAVRMAEPRYPRAISQTFEFAPGQPLDVYEGRVIIAAAGEVVQIENAESIPVRGKVTVQACSHNQCLAPVNLPFSISLKVLEAGVAPNTIHPELFRAPRATSMVSGSESAPPGSLQEFAGARREDTLSATIARQGLLVTLGLVFLAGLALNTTPCVYPIIPITIGFFSNQTEGRLSRTFFMASAYVLGMAITYSALGVAASLTQGIFGAALQHPLVLLGLAGLMVAMALSMFGLYEFRLPVSFNRLVPQSSQGNLGALMMGLTMGIVAAPCIGPFVIGLLVHVSNRGEPVYGFFMFFVLALGLGFPYLVLGTFSGALKKLPRSGKWMETVRRFFGLVLLGMALYFLNPLMGHYGAWALVAFLAASAAYLILVEARRAATRVFAGLLVSLGAGLGVAAVLLVPGEPREGIVWATYSEEALAQARQQGKSVMIDAYADWCLPCKELDTFTFTDPAVRSAAEGLVRLKLDLTLIESGSEAERARGRFGILGVPTILFLDSAGRERTDLRLEGFEPPDRFLTRIQRIEASSQSGRDSLSFLRGEPEPCPQFLPGGAEHRASPQGIPMGPTSC, encoded by the coding sequence TTGCTGAACCGCTTCACCATTCGATCGGGCTGGATTTGCGGGCTCTTCCTTTGCCTGGCCCTGGCGCAGCCGAACCTCCTGGCCCAGGGCAGCAGCCGTGTGGTCAACCTCGAGGCCTTTCCCTCCGTGGATGGCGTGCGACCGGGAGACCCCTTTCAAGTTGCCATTGTTCTGGACATTCAGTCGGGCTATCACATCAACGCCCACGTTCCTTCCCTGGACTACCTGATTGCCACCCGGTTGACTTTCGAGACCTCCGAAGCCGTCCGCATGGCCGAACCCCGATACCCCCGGGCCATTAGCCAGACTTTCGAGTTTGCCCCGGGGCAGCCCCTGGACGTCTACGAGGGCCGGGTCATCATTGCCGCCGCGGGAGAAGTTGTCCAAATCGAAAATGCCGAGTCGATTCCGGTGCGCGGCAAGGTGACGGTCCAGGCCTGCAGCCACAACCAATGCCTGGCTCCGGTCAACCTTCCCTTCTCCATCTCCCTCAAGGTCCTTGAAGCCGGTGTCGCTCCCAACACGATCCACCCGGAACTGTTTCGAGCACCGCGCGCCACCTCCATGGTCTCAGGCTCGGAATCGGCTCCGCCGGGCTCGCTTCAGGAATTCGCCGGCGCCCGGCGAGAGGACACGCTGTCTGCAACCATCGCCCGCCAGGGACTGCTGGTGACCCTGGGGCTGGTGTTTCTGGCGGGACTGGCCCTCAACACCACCCCCTGCGTCTACCCCATCATTCCCATCACCATCGGGTTCTTCAGCAACCAGACCGAGGGACGGCTGAGCCGCACCTTTTTCATGGCCTCTGCCTACGTCCTGGGCATGGCGATCACCTACTCCGCCTTGGGCGTGGCGGCATCCCTGACCCAGGGGATCTTCGGAGCGGCGCTCCAACACCCGCTGGTGCTGCTGGGCCTGGCAGGTCTCATGGTGGCCATGGCGCTCTCCATGTTCGGGCTCTATGAATTTCGCCTGCCGGTCAGCTTCAATCGACTCGTCCCCCAGAGTTCCCAGGGGAACCTGGGAGCGCTGATGATGGGGCTTACCATGGGCATTGTGGCGGCGCCCTGCATCGGTCCGTTCGTGATCGGATTGCTGGTCCACGTCAGCAACAGGGGAGAACCGGTCTATGGATTTTTCATGTTCTTCGTCCTGGCTCTGGGTCTGGGGTTTCCCTACCTGGTTCTGGGAACCTTCTCAGGAGCTCTCAAGAAGCTCCCCCGCTCCGGAAAATGGATGGAGACCGTGCGACGCTTCTTCGGACTGGTTCTGCTGGGAATGGCTCTCTACTTTCTCAACCCGCTGATGGGCCACTACGGCGCCTGGGCGCTGGTGGCGTTCCTGGCGGCTTCGGCAGCCTACTTGATTCTGGTGGAGGCCCGGCGCGCCGCCACCCGGGTCTTTGCCGGGCTGTTGGTCAGTCTGGGAGCAGGGCTGGGGGTGGCGGCAGTGTTGCTTGTTCCGGGTGAACCCAGGGAGGGTATTGTTTGGGCAACCTATTCGGAAGAGGCGTTGGCCCAGGCCCGCCAACAGGGAAAGTCGGTGATGATCGATGCCTACGCCGACTGGTGCCTGCCCTGCAAGGAACTGGACACCTTTACATTCACCGATCCCGCGGTCAGAAGCGCCGCCGAGGGACTGGTCAGGCTCAAGCTCGACCTGACCCTGATCGAATCGGGCTCCGAGGCCGAGCGCGCCCGGGGGCGCTTCGGCATCCTGGGAGTTCCGACGATTCTCTTCCTGGACTCCGCGGGCCGGGAGCGCACCGACCTGCGCCTGGAGGGATTTGAACCGCCGGACCGCTTTCTGACCCGGATTCAACGGATCGAGGCCTCCTCCCAATCCGGCCGGGACAGCCTTTCCTTCCTCCGAGGCGAACCGGAACCTTGCCCGCAATTCTTACCAGGGGGCGCCGAGCACCGTGCGTCACCGCAAGGCATCCCCATGGGACCAACAAGTTGCTGA